From Oxyura jamaicensis isolate SHBP4307 breed ruddy duck chromosome 26, BPBGC_Ojam_1.0, whole genome shotgun sequence:
CTGCAAACAGTTTTCACTCTCTATTACTCTCCTTAATATAAGGTGGAACTTCATTATCAGCTCCACATTAAAGCCTTTTGAATGCTTTCTGCTAAGTAAATGAAACACCCAAAACAATTAAACTGGCCCTTTTCACTAGATGTGACAAAGTCGCTTATCATGGCTGCTGGCAAACCATTACCATTTCACATTCAGACCTTACAGGCAATAGATATTAAAACCTCTTTGGTCCTTCACATACCAGTTAAGACCAAGTAGTTATTTCAAGTCTGCAGTTTAGGCCTATGATCAAACTGGGGACTAAGGAACCAGACAAACAACCAAGTCATTTCTTCCCACAGAAAAGCGTATTTCACAAcgttttaaatataaaatagagcCAAGGGAAGGAAATAGTGGGAAAATCAACTCAAGCGTTACCAATAATGGTGATCTGTAGACAATGTACTGCAAGAGATATTTTAATAAGTGTGATTCCAccaaccccccccaaaataaatctACTGCCAGCCATTAGTAGTTTCATGACATTAAACCTGAAAGGCTCGGGAGAAGTGGCAGAAATAGAAGTTGACTTGTCACTACAACAGCTCCCAGCCTTGGCCACACTACCTCTCAGATgtgtcctttctctttcttggcAGAAGCCACAATAAGTCAGTATGCCTCTCCCATTAGAAGCTTAGCCAAATGTGTAGAGCTATGGGGACAGGACCAGCCCCTGTGATTCACTCACTTTTTGGCTGATTTTCCATATCACTTTCATTCCCACTGGTTTCACCTGAAACACAAATAGTTTTTGCTTATTAGCCATGGAGAAGGAAGATGGGCAACACCCTAACctgggaaagagagaaaactttAGACTCATCAGATCAACATCACTCAGGTCTGCTCAAGGCATCAGCTAAGAGCAACTGCTACTTGCAAATGTGTTAAAACAGTAAATTTCAGGGAGTTGATTGAAGTCACTGTTTCCAGTAAGCCGTATGTAGATCAGCCAAACACAGGCAAAGAACAGAAACCAAGTGGTGATTTCATGCTGCTATAAAAGTTACCAGAGTTGCTGAACAGAACAtatgataaataaaaatcataccACTGCTAGTAATTAAGAAGACAACAATAATACCATTTTAGAGGCACAAAAGGGAATGGAGCACTCAGAGAGAGTTCTTGGAGCACTCGGAGACAGTTCTTGGGCCAAGCAGTTTTGCAGGgactttttttccccgtttCTTTTAAGTACTTTTAACCACTACTCTAGCTCTTCAGGCACAGACTACAGGAAAATCTTCCACTCAAGTGTTAAACTTATGTTAGTAAAGTGTTCCCAGTCCTAATGGTGCTGAAAGTCCAAGAATTTCAGTTGCAAGACAAAGGGTTCAGCACTGTTGAGTCAGTCCAGCACgagctgcaggaggtggtgaTGCCTGGCCTGCTAAGAGTACCCCAGGACCTACAGGAATTGTGCCACTCAACAAGTGTGTAGCAAAGAGACCTCCCATACCTTTTGTTGGAGTCAATCTCCCAGCAGGATTGAGCAACTTCACCCTCTTCTTTCCACGCTTAGAATCAAAGATCTCCTGTATTTTTAGTACCAACTGAAATCCAAAGAAGAAGCAGAGGTTAATATTGGGGTCCAGAAAAGGGTCCAGGTGCCAACAGGACTGAAGACCAACAGCTATCATGTAGCACCACAATACTTAGGAAAGGTTGCTGAAGTCCAGCCAGGAACCCTGGCTCAGAGATAATTTGCTAGAGTACTTTTAGCACAACTTACTGGATAATGAACAAACACAGTTTCTGCTGCAAGAGAGAGATTACTATTAGAGCAACTCAAAGCTGACACATTGTACATACAGTCTGGAACTTATCACATTTTGCTTACTAGCTTCTTTAGACATTAGAAGTGGCAAACTGTCTGGCATCAGacctcagttttcttttgcagaggTACTTGCAAATGTATCTTAAAACACCTCCACCATGAAGGACTCTGAACTTCACGTGCTCTCAAGCACCCCTGTTCTTTCCAAAACCAGAGAAAGCCCAGGGAAAAGCAAAGCTCTCCCcatgtagcttttttttaatgtttgtttgttttgtttatttgctgttgTAGTTGAATGTTAGGGTAGGTTACTAAAATGAATGGATTATGTAATTCCATTTTGCACAGGTGAACAAAGACAGTAGGACTGAACAATGGGCCTATGCCACAGACCTAGTCCACTGGAAGAAAAGTTTGGGGAAACAACACACTCCAAAAGAGACTAAGCTACAGAAACTGAGGAAGTGTCAGCATTTGTCACTCCAGGTCAGTGCTACTAACCCTCATTTCACTAGTCACAAAGACCTTAAAACCAATGTCATAAAGTTTTCTGTAACATGGGCTCCTCTGGACTCCTATCCTCACCTGATAGTTATGCAGTGCTGCATTTGGCTCATCGATTCTGCAtgtcaaatcacagaatcacagaattgtaggggttggaagggacctcgaaagatcatcgggtccaacccccctaccaaagcaggttcctcagagcaggctgcccaggtaggcgtccagacgagccttgaatatctccagagaaggagactccacaacctccctaggcagcctgttccagtgctccgtcactctcaccgtgaagaagttctttcacatatcggtgcagaacttcctgtgctgtatcttgcagccattttcccttgtcctatccccacaaaccactgagaagaggttagctacatccttctgtctcccacacctcaggtatttatacacattgctgagatcccctctcagtcttctcttctccaggctgaacagagccaggtctctcagcctttcttcatagggaagatgctccaggccccgtatcatctttgtggccctccgctggactctttccaggagatccctgtcttttgtaccggggagcccagaactggacacagtactccaggtgagacCTGAcgagggcagagtagagggggaggatcacctcccttgacctgctggccacgcttcttttaatgcatgccaggatcccattggccctcttggccaccagggcacactgctggctcatggtcaacctgttgtccaccaggactgccacgtccttctccacagagctcctctccagcaggtcgtcccccagcctgtactgatacgtgcggttgttccttcccaggtgcaggactctacacttgctcttattaaactacatttggtttcttcctgtccatctctccagccggtccgGGTCTTGCTGAatagcagcacagccttctggcctgtcagccactcctcccagctttgtgtcatctgcgTACGTGCAAAGACTGCTATCACTTCACTGTGAAGGATTTACTTAAAATGTAGACAGCAAGTCAAGTTCATTCTTGTCTCAAGTGAAGTATTCATTAAATGCTCCCACTGAACATAGCAGGGTGTGGTATAGTCATTTGTCACCACAAATACTgcataaaaaaggaagatacTCAGCAAGGAACCTGTTTTTCAGCTCTAGCCTTTATCCCCAGTTCAGCAAACTATACTTAGGCTCTTCCTTTCAGATCTATTTCGCCCAGTGTTCTGCACTAGACAGACATGaggctgaaaggaagaaaatagcaCACAGCAGGAGGCAATGCTTCTCTTCCAAAATCTGCCTTCTCTAAATTACACTGGGTGGTAGAGGGGGAAAggttttaaatttctgttctgatttttgtACACTGGAGAAAGATACTGGGTGCATTTGAGGCACCTATGCATTTCTTAAGCAATAGAAGTTCTTTTTAGACTCCAAGCCTTTTCTCAATCTCTTGAGCAATCTTGGTTCAATTTCCTGACAGCAAAGTATGCTTCCTGCATGTAAATTGTTACCAGATTTTTGAAGTAGGTTTGCTTTAGTGAATGTTATATTTTCCCCCTCCAGAAGAAAGATAATGTTCATCACAGCATTTTTATAATCTTGCCATTGCCAACTCCTTCCTGAATTTCCAAGCCTACAGTTTGTTTACAAAACACATGCCAATGTTCCTTGTTATTCTAAAACACTTGACATTTGACAAGTATTTTGCAGCTGTCCAACTCTACCTCACAGTCTCGTGCAAATTGTGAAAATTGGGTGTATATGCTCAAGAAATAATGATCTGCACAAGTTAAATAATTTTCCCATGACAAAAGTAAGTTGTTGTCACTACCACAACTGGAATTTGAGTCCTGTGCACCAAGTGCCACACATACAGCATACAGCAGTAGCTGCAGCTGTCCTTCTATAGCACGTTCTACAAGCTGGTAACTAATACCAGAATCTAGAAAGATTACCAGCATATCAAATGAGAATTACAACCAATCCTAATCCTCTAGTGCAAAAATGGATTACAGGCCTTTCTCCCTCTGACCTCAGAAGCATATCCATCTTTGGCACACAGGCAGAAGGGAACAGCAGAATCAGTAGAGGGGAGAACTGTTGGAAAGCTTTGTGAAATGGGCTTATCCCTAATAAGCTGCTCTTCACCTTTAGAATATGAAACGGCTACAAAAGTATGTTCCCAGTGGAAAGTCAAGAACTACAAGCCAATATAACAGATAACCAAGTGCCCAGCCATCTCCCTACAGCAGCACCACACTGTCAGCTGCCTAATAACTCAGTTCCTGCAGGGAGAACACTGGGGGCCAGTCTGCAAAGTCACGGGGAGTAAAGCACACTCAAACAGAATTGTACAGAGCTGGCCCTTTAGCTCAGAGTTTTCCTGCATTCCTGCACCGCATTCAGCACAAAACCAGCATCATCACACTTCATGGAAGCAGTGGGAACAAGGCTTAAATGACAAAGCACTAGGAACAGCTGACATTCACATACAGCACTGATCTCCAGTTGACCCATTATCCCATTTGCAGATTATTGGCAACAAAACTACCACCGGCCTAGCTAGAACCTCTGTTTTTTTGATCATCCAGTATCTGCCCTACTACTTGGAGAGGAAATGGTTCAAGGTCATTTGTCCACACATACAGCAGTGCTAATCAACATTTACCTGACTGACACACAGCTCCACGACCACTTACAAAGCATGTAGAGGTGCTAGACAAAGCAGCAAGAATTTCAAATGCAATGCAAGAAGCAATGTTTCAAGTTTAAATCTTACCCAGGGCAAGTTCTTTCTCCTGCtagcagcctctgctgctcgAAACAGCTTACACTCAGTAAATGTGACAGGCAATGTTGTATCCTTCACcatttttccttgcaaatttGTTAGGGAGGGCTGCAGCTCAAGAGTCTTGCGACTGAGGAAGGAAGGTTTTGGGGGAAGCTAGAAAATAATATCAAAGGAGATGGTTAAGCATAGGATTAAGCTTTGGTCCAAGTTCAGAATCAAATAAGAGATTACAAATTACAAATTTCCTGCAATGTCCTGCTCTACCAAgctctccctcccacccccatcCTGTACACTCAAATATATCATCAACACTCTCTTGTTCCTATTCTTTTGCTCCTTAACAGCTTTATCAATTGCCACTGCCATGACTGTCCGTTACCATTTACATTAGAAACAACAATAAACATATATGAAAAACAATGACATATCACTGGGGAATTAGAGCAGGGGAGGAGCACAAAATGGGGCCTTTGTGAGGATGGCTCTCTAAACATGTGACAGTTTAATCCCCTCACCCTACCTTGGCAGCCCTACTAGTGCTTCGGGAGGGTGGTAACTTCCAGACAGATGGGATCTTCCACAGGGTTAAAGGCAACACTCTGGTATCGTCATAGGGGTTCTCTTTTGTAGGACCTGGGACAGAGGATTTATGGAAGAAGACAAAGTTCTGATTTCTTGCAAGGGAAATGATTAGGACAAGTCTGTGCAGTTGTCTGCCAGGTTTGAACAGGGTTTGAAGAGAGACCTGTTTTGAGATGGATTAGGTTTCTAACACACAAAGATCCATCTAACCCATTACCATAAACTTGGCAAGCTGCACATAGACTCAACAAAATGGAACACTTCCAACACCACAGAGAAAGTAGCTCTGTTGCAAAGAAGCTAATTTTGCCAGTGTTCACACAGATCTCTATGCAGGACTCAAGCAGGGGATGTGAGtagctaataaataaatctgtttaacACAGGCCATTTCTAGCAACCTTCCATGACATCTGAAACCAGATACAGACAGTTATTCTGCATAGCTATCTGTCTGTGAATAGCTATTAACATCAACAAGGAACCCAGATGGGGAAGATGATAAAAGTCACAGAGCTAGACAGGTCCTCAATGCATTCTCCTCTTCATTCCTCCCTCCTCGGCTGCACAGCTACCCCCAAATAAGGTGAGTGTATCCCCCAGGAGCATAGGCACATACAGATAATGTCCTCGTAGATATTGTCTTCCGACTGTGTGTAGATGAGCCTGGATCCTGCAGTGTCACTTGACTCTTCTCGAAGTTTGTGGGAGCTGGTGGCTGCCATCCAGTTGCGGAAGCCCTGGATGTCCTCAAACTCAAAGGATTTCCTAGAGGAAAACCAGCATAACATCTTCTAAAGACAAATGCATGTACCCATGAGTTGTAGTCTCCAGTCTATTCAGACTGATCCTCCTTGGGGACATCAAGAACATCGATGCTCCATTCTGgactcagaaataaaaggtgggaaagggaaaggagtgGGGGGGACTCTCATAGTGGAAGCATCTGTCCAACAACCATTACGCATATTGAGgtcctgcttcccaggacatggccAAACAttgctcattgatgggaagtagagagtaactgccttttatttttccctctctctgtgcttctgcatagcctttgcttttttttaaaaaaaaaaaaaaaatctttttttcccctctcccttttccctttaattaaatcattcttatCGCAAACCTTGAGATCTTTGTGtcgtattttcttccccttcctctttgaggagggggagtgcgAGAGCAGCCGTGGTAGaactcggctgcccacctgagtaaaaccaccacacccatTTAGAAACTGATTTAAGAAAACGTGTTTCATACAGGAGAGATGAATCAATGTACCTCTGGGTTCTTCCTCTGATACTCCTGCTGGCTATTCTCTTCTCAAGACTGTTGGAAGATGACACTGAGTCTCCTCCATGCTTCTTTTGCAGTGAAGCTTCCTTGGTAGCAACAGCATTGCTGCAGCCACTTGCACTCTTTTCTGCAAGATAGCGGAAAGTCCTACGGGGCTTAGGTGGCGGCACAGCAGCTTGCTCCTCTTCGTGTCCCACAGCCACTGAATAAATGTCTTTCATGCTCCTCTCTGCTCTAAAGAATGAGTCCACTTCTTCAGCTCTAAGTTCTCTTTCTGTGGAGCCACAGCTCCCTTGCTTCCTCTCCAGGTCCAAGGGAACTGGTGGGGCTTTGCCAGGCAGAAAGGCATCTGCTCTCCTCCATAGCCCTTGCGATGCATAGAAGTTGCCTGGGGGCAGTGCCTTCCCCGGGTCCAGGAAGCCTGCTTGCCACCCTCCATTCTCCTTGGCTTGGGAAGCTAGGCTGCATGCACAGGACTTGAGGTCACCATGGTCATCAGTCTGCAAGCAGCTCCCTGCATTTTCCCTGAAGTCCAAGCCCAAGTTCTTTGGATCTTTAGACCCAGCCTTTCTGCCCTTCTCTGTATGTTCTGGCGTCACTTTGGATAGAACATCACAGCCTGGATCATATTTTACTCCAAAGTCCTTCAGGTGCCCTTTCTCCTTGCTGGAGCACCCTCGTGTCCTCCCTTCCCACTGGGAGATCTTCTGTTTGATGTTGCGGCAGTGGCTCCGGGAGAGGGTCTGCACAGCAGAGCGGGAGAAGCTACCATCAGCAGTCCCTGTTGGGTGCATGGT
This genomic window contains:
- the DENND2C gene encoding DENN domain-containing protein 2C isoform X5; amino-acid sequence: MPVVQQIKVVLTGSPCKSDTQGFLKTTGCFGVSCQLDTCRSQVNLSKAGDGVFVSTSALTMHPTGTADGSFSRSAVQTLSRSHCRNIKQKISQWEGRTRGCSSKEKGHLKDFGVKYDPGCDVLSKVTPEHTEKGRKAGSKDPKNLGLDFRENAGSCLQTDDHGDLKSCACSLASQAKENGGWQAGFLDPGKALPPGNFYASQGLWRRADAFLPGKAPPVPLDLERKQGSCGSTERELRAEEVDSFFRAERSMKDIYSVAVGHEEEQAAVPPPKPRRTFRYLAEKSASGCSNAVATKEASLQKKHGGDSVSSSNSLEKRIASRSIRGRTQRKSFEFEDIQGFRNWMAATSSHKLREESSDTAGSRLIYTQSEDNIYEDIICPTKENPYDDTRVLPLTLWKIPSVWKLPPSRSTSRAAKLPPKPSFLSRKTLELQPSLTNLQGKMVKDTTLPVTFTECKLFRAAEAASRRKNLPWLVLKIQEIFDSKRGKKRVKLLNPAGRLTPTKGETSGNESDMENQPKSRHRGLLLVQSASKRNPRYQTLERDLIEFQEQQLFELFVVVSLHKKASEIKYTPQIIQQFPNKPEHPFRQSKDTEERLKVIPKFCFPDPRDWFPASQLTSETFSFVLTGEDGSRWFGYCKKLLPEGKGKRLPEVYCIVSRLGCFNLFSKILDEVEKRREMSPALVHPFMRSVMEAPFPAPGCTITVKSFLPGAGNEVMELCRPSDSRLEHVDFECLFKCLSVSHMIRVFASLLLERRVIFVADNLSTLSKCGHAAVAMLYPFTWQHTYIPVLPTSMIDIVCSPTPFLIGILSCSLPQLQDLPVEEVLIVDLCADRFLQEEG
- the DENND2C gene encoding DENN domain-containing protein 2C isoform X4, encoding MPVVQQIKVVLTGSPCKSDTQGFLKTTGCFGVSCQLDTCRSQVNLSKAGDGVFVSTSALTMHPTGTADGSFSRSAVQTLSRSHCRNIKQKISQWEGRTRGCSSKEKGHLKDFGVKYDPGCDVLSKVTPEHTEKGRKAGSKDPKNLGLDFRENAGSCLQTDDHGDLKSCACSLASQAKENGGWQAGFLDPGKALPPGNFYASQGLWRRADAFLPGKAPPVPLDLERKQGSCGSTERELRAEEVDSFFRAERSMKDIYSVAVGHEEEQAAVPPPKPRRTFRYLAEKSASGCSNAVATKEASLQKKHGGDSVSSSNSLEKRIASRSIRGRTQRKSFEFEDIQGFRNWMAATSSHKLREESSDTAGSRLIYTQSEDNIYEDIICPTKENPYDDTRVLPLTLWKIPSVWKLPPSRSTSRAAKLPPKPSFLSRKTLELQPSLTNLQGKMVKDTTLPVTFTECKLFRAAEAASRRKNLPWLVLKIQEIFDSKRGKKRVKLLNPAGRLTPTKGETSGNESDMENQPKSRHRGLLLVQSASKRNPRYQTLERDLIEFQEQQLFELFVVVSLHKKASEIKYTPQIIQQFPNKPEHPFRQSKDTEERLKVIPKFCFPDPRDWFPASQLTSETFSFVLTGEDGSRWFGYCKKLLPEGKGKRLPEVYCIVSRLGCFNLFSKILDEVEKRREMSPALVHPFMRSVMEAPFPAPGCTITVKSFLPGAGNEVMELCRPSDSRLEHVDFECLFKCLSVSHMIRVFASLLLERRVIFVADNLSTLSKCGHAAVAMLYPFTWQHTYIPVLPTSMIDIVCSPTPFLIGILSCSLPQLQDLPVEEVLIVDLCADRFLQEPANGERYQMKMRSCLINCRLHLYKFWRNEMKSCHMSRAAYKVTCLLTPWSLKLLCSSLWRLLVTTPYT